The segment AGTTCCAGAGCTTGGTCGTACGCCTGCTGGCAGGCCAGCTCGTCGCCGAGCAGGGCGTGGCCGTGCGCCCCGTAGACCGCTCCGAGCGCCGTCAGTCGGCTTCTCGGAGGAGCGATCCGCTGGGCGGATTCGGCCAGGTCAACGGCGTCGAGCGATTCCCTCATGTCGCCAGCCAGCTGCGCCTTGCGGGCGGTGATGTAGATGGTGAGGTCATGGTCGCCAGCCGCGTTCGACCAGTCGACGGCCCGGTTGGCCCAGTACTGCGCGGCGCGGTGATCACCACTGTCCTGGAACAGCCAGCTACAGAACTCGGCGTACTCGGCCTGGACCTGCATGAGGTCGAGACGGTCACGGCCGGAGGCCTCACGCCTGAGCTGTTGGATCAGTCGGACGTGCTCCTGGGCGCTCACCACGACCTGGCGCGGGCCGAGTACGTTGTCGCACTCGACCAGCGACTTGCGCAGCTGCCGAAGGTTCTCGACCGGGTGCAGGTCGGGCGACAGCACCAGCTGAGGCCGGGGCGCAGGTGCAGCTGTTACTCCGGGGAGAACTGCCGCTCCAGCGAGGCCGGCAGCTGAGCGGAGCAAGGCGCGGCGCGGCATCGTCACGAAGATGATCCTTCCGTCCGAGGTCCGGCAACCGACCCGGACCTCACCGTCAGCGAGCGTCATCGCCGAGCCGATCTCAGCTGGATCGGGGGCCGTCTTCAGCCGTCGAGCGCCGACGGCGTTCGAGCTGCCCTGAGCCTGCTGGGGGAGGACCGGTGCGCTGACTGGTGTTGGAGCCAGAAGACCGCCGAGCTCTATCGGGTTGACTTGGAGCAACGCGGCTAGACGCGGCATCTGGAACGGCTGAGGATCACCCCGGCCGCGCTCCCAACGGATCACGGTGGACCGGTCAACGCCAAGTGCCTCGGCCAGCCCTTCCTGGGTGAAGCCCATGGCGCGGCGACGCTGGACGAACCTATCCCGTTTCGCCGCCACTCAGGTCCCCCTGTTCATCACGAGCCGGTTCACCCGCTCGGCATCCGCCCAGGTCATGCCCACCTATGCCACATGGATGCCACGTTGATGCGCCAATTCTCCACTGTTCCAGGCTTTCTGACGGCGGTTTCGTAGAGCCATGCCGGACAACGCGCTGCTGATCCGGCACTGGCTTCCGGTTCTGGGCTGCTGGGGCAGTCCAGAACCGGAAGCTCCAACTCGACCGGCATCAGCCGGTTCGGGAGTGGTTCCACCAACGAGAGGGGTACAGCTCATGCCCGAGAACCTCACGACCTCCACCGAGCTGGACGAGGACGGCCTGCTCGTCGCCCGTCGCCAGGTCACCGCGGCGCGGTCCCGCTTCGAGGTGCCGTCCGACGGCGGCTCGACCGGCGTCTCCGACAGCAACGACTGACGGCTGAGAGCACCGTGACCACCGAGACCCTTTCGGTGGCCCAGCGCCTGGGCGGGGACAAGTTCCTCGCCCAGGCGTTCGGCCGCAGCTACTACGTTGCGCGCGGCGATGCCGCGTCGGTTGCCGGTCTGGTGAGTTGGGATGACCTCAACGCCATCCTCACGCACCACCGGCTCGAAGCTCCTCGGTTCCGGCTGGCCTTGGACGGCGAGCCGGTGCCGGCCTTCCGCTACTCCCGGCCGGTGGTGACCCGCCGCAGCACCACCTGGCAGCGGCTCCAGACCTCCTCGCTGCACGAACAGCTGGCCGACGGCGCCACGCTGGTGATCGACGCCGTGGACGAGCTGCACCCCGGCGTCGGCCTGCTGGCCAAGCACCTGGAGAACTGGCTCCGCACCGCCGTGCAGGTCAACCTGTACGGCTCCTGGACCGGTACCGAGGGCTTCGGCACCCACTGGGACGACCACGACGTGATCGTGGTCCAGCTCGACGGCACGAAGCGCTGGAAGCTGTACGGGCCGACCCGTACCGCCCCGATGAACCGCGATGTGGCTGCGCCCGAGCAACCGCCAGAGCAGCCGATTGCCGACCTGGTGCTGAGCGCCGGCGACGTGCTCTACCTGCCCCGTGGCTGGTGGCACGCCGTCGCTGCGTCGGAAGGCCAGTACTCGCTACACCTGACCTGTGGGCTCCAGACGACCACCGGGGCCGACCTGATCACCTGGCTGTCCGAGACGCTGCGCGGCCACGAGATCGTTCGGACCGACGTGCCGCGGTTCGGCACCGAGTCCGAGCAACGCGAGTTCCTGGACCAGATCGCCAAGCTGCTCGTTGACGAATTGGCCAGCTCCGACCTGATCACCCGGTTCGGGCTGACCCGCGATGCCACGGAGCCGGCCCGGCTCGCGCCGTCGCTGCCGTACGTCAACGGCATCCCGCCGCAGCAACAGCTGCGGGCCCGCCTGGTCGTCGCGCGGCCCCACTTGGTGACCATGCCGGACGGCACGGCCCAGCTGATCGCCGGTGGCGAGGAGTGGACGTTCAGCGCCAAGGCGCTGCCGCTGCTCCAGCTCCTGCTGGACGGTTCGTCGCACAGCCTGGGCGAGCTAGCGGCCGTGGCAGGCCTCTCCGTCGAGCAGGCGGCTGGCGTGGTGAACGAACTCGTCAGCGGCCAGGTCGCTGCGGTGGGAGCCACATCGTGACGGCGCAGCTCGGCCTGGGTACCTACCGCTGCACCGATGTTGAACGGGCCGCCGCCATGGCGGCGGCCCACGCGGCCGACTGGATCGACACGGCGCCCAACTACGACCGTGGCCTGGCCGAGGCAGCCCTGTTCTGGGTGTTGGGCCACAACCCGCAGATCAAGGTGTCGACCAAGGTCGGGTTCGTGCCGCGCCTGCTGCGTGGCGCGTCGGTGAAGGACGGCGTGCTCACCGAGGCCGAGGCCCAGAGCGGCTACAGCCTGGCCCCGGAGTATGTCGCTTGGCAGGTCGAGCGAAGTCGGCGCGCGCTGGGCCGCACGCCCGACCTGGTGTTCCTGCACAACCCGGAGCATCACTGTGAGCCCCACCAGATCCGGGAGCGCTTGTACACCGCGTTCGCCGCGCTGGAGGAGGCCTGTGCCCACCAGCACATCCACGGGTACGGCGTGGCCACCTGGAACGGGTTTTCCAACGGCGCGTTCAACGTGCCGCTGCTGCTCGACCTGGCGACCAAGGCCGGCGGTCCGCACCACCACCTCCGGGCTGTCCAGCTCCCGCTGTCGTTGGTGAAGCTGGGTGCCGTCGCGGAAGCGCTCGACGGTGGCGGCGTGCTGGCCGAGGCCCAGGCCGCCGGGCTGGACGTGTTCGCCTCGGCGCCACTGCACGGTGGTGAGGTGCCGAAGCTGGTCACCCCGGAGCTGGCCGAGTTGATCCGCCCCGGCAGTTCACCGGCTCAGGCCGGCCTGGCGGTCGTGGCATCGGCTCCGGGAGTGCGGCGTGTACTTCTGTCGACCGATCGCGCGGGACACTGGACCGACGCTGCTGCCACCATGGCCGAGCAGCCGCTGTCCGAAGCCGTGATGCGGAGGGTTGTCGATGTACTCGGTACCTGAACCGGAAGTCGCCGACCGGATGCGCCAGGCGCACGCCGCAGTGGCGACCCAGCTCCAGGGCCAGGCCGTCGGCGGCAGCGAGTCCTGGGGCTGGCGCGGGCGGACGTTGAGTCGTCTGGTGGTCACCCCGGTCGGTGACGGCTGGCTCCGGTTGGTCTGCGCGCCGGCCGACAAGGCCACCGGCAAGCTCTGGGAAGGACCGATGGCCGCCGAGCTGTCGATGCCGCCCGGCCTGCCGCGGCCCCGTCTGCGTCGCAGGCTGACCTGGACCGACGGTGATCACGGCTACCTCGCCGAGCTGTACGACCCGGTGCTGAACCGGACGGTCACGGTGGACGGACCGGTGCTTCGTGCCGAGCCCGCCCTCGATGAGGCCTGGTGGCAGGCGTTGGCCAGTGCGCTCGACAGCGTGGCCAGCGTCTGGACCAGCCGGGTGGCCGTCCGGCAGGAGTATCTGGACCGGGCCATGCCGCAGTTCCTCGGCGTACCGGTCGACACAACGGTGCCGGCCTGGAGCACCGCCCACGGTGACCTGCACTGGGCCAACCTGACGGCCCCCTCCTTGGCGCTCCTCGACTGGGAAGGCTGGGGTGTGGCGCCGGTCGGCTTCGACGCCGCCATGCTGCACACCTACTCGCTGCTGGTGCCCGAGGTTGCTGCCCAGGTACGGCACCACCTCAGCCGCGTGCTCGACACCCCGGCTGGCCGCTTCTCCGAGCTGGCCGTCATCACCATGCTGCTCCAGACCGTCCAGCGCGGCGACAACCTCGACCTGGAGAAGCCGCTGCGCGAGCGGGCCTCGTTCCTGCTCGGCACCACGGTCTGACCTCATCCTTCTACGCCACCGCCTGCTCCCGGCCGCAATTGGGAACGGAGCGCACCTTCACCCTGCGCCAACGCAACCGAACTCGTCTGTTGCTGGGCGGTCCAGGGCAACTACCAGCACGCGCTGAAGCGCTGCGCCTGCGCTCTCTCGCACCACGTAGGCGCTCGGCCCCAACCAGAGCGGCGGCCCAGCTCCAACCGGGCCACCGCCTCGCCGGGAGGCGTCCGCAATGTCGCAAGTCCCCACCGCGCACAACCACCTGCTGCTGGCCGACACCCCCAACGCGGCCGGCTGGGCAAGGCGTCACACCCGTGACGTGCTGGGCCGCTGGCAGGCGCCTCCCGACCTGATCGACACCGCGCTGCTGATCGTCTCGGAGCTGATCGGCAACGCCGTCCAGCACCCGAACGACGCCAAGCAGCCCGAGCGGCTGACCTCCGCCGAGCTGGCCAAGGTGAAGCTGATCGGCCTCGACCTCCAGCTGCGCGGCCAGGCCGTGCTGGTGCAGGTCGCCGACCACGACAAGCGACCGCCGGTGCCGCAGAACGTCGACACCGACGCCGAGGGCGGACGCGGCCTGTTCCTGGCCGAACACATGAGCAGCCAGTGGGGCTACTACCACCCGCCGACCGGCGGCAAGATCGTCTGGGCCGAAGTGCGCCCGAGCACCGCGCCGAAGCTGCGCCCGGCAACCGCGGAGTCGCCGCCGGCCAACCGGGCTGGCCGTCCCAGGCCGTTCAAGCCGATGACCGACGAGCAGTTGCCGGCCCAAGACCCCCAACTCATGGGCCGGGTGCTGGTGGGCCTCCGTGGCTACTGAGCCCCTGACGGCCAGCAGCTCCGAGCAGCAGCTGCTCGCCAGCGAAGCCGTCGCGGCGCTGCTGGACCAGCCGTTCGCCGAGCAGGTCGTCACCAGGTGGGCCAAGGCCGCCGCCGAGTTGGCCAGCGCCCGACGCGCCGTCCGCAGCGACACGAGCCAGCACACCACCAACCGGTTGGCCTGCGCTGTGGCGGTGGAGCAAGCGCTGCGGGAACTGCTGGAGTCTGTCGTGCCGGTCACCGCCGAGGCCGTGTCGGACGCCTTGATCCGCCGGGGCGTGGCACTGGAACTGCTCGACGCGCTGAGGGAACCGTGAGCCGGCAGCCGCAGAGGAGACGGCCGTCCGCCTTCGACCACCGCGCCGTCCTGCGGGAGTACCCGCTCACCATCTCGTACGACTGGGACGAGACGGTGTCGCCGTGGCTGGCTCCGGTGCTGGAGCTGGGCAACCAGCGGTTCGGCACCGAGCTGAAGCCGGACGACCTCGCCGGCCGGGAACTGCAAGACCTGTGGGGCTGCACCCGCAGCGAGGTCGAGCACTTCATCGCGGTGCATCACGGCGACGGCGGGCAGCTGCTGCGCGGCGCCCGCGAGTACATCGGCCGACTGCGGCAGGACGGCTTCCAGCACTGCATCACGTCCGCCCGCCCGACCGCCCACGCCGAGCTGACCCGGCGAGTCGTTCAGCGCCACCTCGACGGCCTGTTCTCGGACGACCAGATCCACGTCGTCGGCAACTTCCGCACCGACCCGGAGTTCACCCCGAAGACGGCGATCTTCCGCGCGAACCAGATCTCCGCCCATGTCGATGACGACCCGAGGTACCTGCGCGAGTGCCTGGAGGCCGGCATCGTGGCCATCCAGTTCGGCGAGTACACCTGGGCCCGAGAGCGAGTCGCCGGGGCCTACCAGGCTGGCACCTGGTCCCGGGTGTACCAGCTGATCACCAGCCGGGCTGTGGTCAACCGGATGCTGGAGCAGCGCTACGGAATCACCCTTCCCGATTAGCGGCGGGAATTATCGGGTGTCTGATCAGTTGAAGGAGAAGTGCCCGCGAGCTGTGGCCTGGTGGCGTCTGTGCCACTCTGAACAGGTCAACAGCCTGCGCGGGGACATGATCGCTGGGATCAACAGGTCACTGCACAGTGGCGGTGTCCGCAGCCCATCTTCTGCCGCTTGGTCTCGATCCTGGCGAACATCGCCTCGTCCACAGGCTTCCCACTGACCACGGCTTCGAACAGCGATCGGTAGACGCACAGGATGTCCTCGACCTGCCATGCGCACAGTTCTCTGAAGGGGAGCGGCAGTTCGTTGGGGGTGGCGGTCTTCCTGCGCCCACTGAAGCCGAGAGAGCGGAACCCGCGCTCAGCGCCTGAGTGCAGCCACACCTCCGCGGGCTCGACCCCGAGATGCCAGGCCAGCATCAGGGCGGCGTCGTATCGCAGCAGTACAGGCGGCTTGAACAGACGGACCCCGCCCGGACGGCTCTTGTCGACGGCTTCTGCGGCCTCTTCGACAATCGCGTGGACCCGGGCGAAGGGCATGCCCTCGTACAGCTGTCCGGTGAGGCTCACCAGCTCGTCCGCGAACGCGGTGAGCGAGGCTTCGCGCCGCCCCTTGCGCTCCGGCTTGTCGCCCTCCGTCTTAGGTCCCTCCACCCAGCTCTCGCCGTGGGAGTGTCGCCGCCCGTCGTGCCGCAGCAGCAGCCCGGCCGAGCGGGCGGCGTCCTCCCGGGAGAGCTCCCGGTAGTGCTTGCAGTCCTCCTTCTCGCAGGGCAGGAAGATCCGCCGGTAGTGCTCGACGACGTCCGCCAGGCCGGCGATTCCAGTGTCGGTGCCGAACACCGGGTGGAACACAGGCTTCTGCTCGTACATGCGGGCTCCCCCTCGCTCTTGTGCCGTGCCAGTAGAGAGCCTAAGCACCCCGGTCTGCCTACGTGATCTTGCAATGACTTGGCCAACGGGTATGGCAACGGTCAGCCGACGCCGGAGCCCAGGTGGGCCGTTTCAGTCGATGGCGTCGATCATGCTCGTGAGGTGGTCCCACTGCGTGACGGACAGCCGGTGCGGATTGCGTCCGCCGGGCATCGTGACGATGGTCGCGGTGGCGAACGCCGGCACGGCCCGTATGGTGCGGGCCGGAAGAGGGGTGGGCAGCCAGCGGTCGACGGTCAGCGGGACGAAGTGGGCGGGCGCGGGCGGCTCGGCCCAGAACGCGGGGTTCGGGGTTCCCTCCCAGCGAGCGGGGCCGGTGAGGCTGCCGCAGGCCACCACACCGCCGCGCGGCCCGGAGAGCCAGAGGACGAACGGATCGCCTGTGGCCAACTCCCCCCACAACTGCGAGACCCTCCACGAGTCCAACTTGCGCCCGGAACGGCGAAACGACTCCAGGTCGAAGGTCTTGGGGTTGCAGGTCAGAAGCCACCCGGCGGTGGCCTCACCTCCAGGTCGTTTGCGCATGCCCTGATGCCCCCTCTGCTCGGCGCCGGATTGGCGCGCGGACCAGCCTAAGGCCTGTCAGATAATCGATCTTGTGGCAGGGCAAGGTGAGTCGACGGACATGGCGTGGGAGTGGATAGAGCCCTTGTTACCGCAGGCGGCCAGGCGTGCCCCTCTGTGGCGTGACCTGCCGGAGTGGTCTGGGCCATAGCCAACCGCCGACGACGCGGAATCCTCGGCGGTCGGCCGCCTGCGTTCGACCGGGCCATCTACCGAGACCGCAACGTGGTCGAGCGATGCCTCCCCACTGCCACCATGCCGGAGTTGTCCCGGCCTTCCTGATCCTCTGGCTACACGAGCCTGCCAAGTGATCTTTGTCGGATAAGCCTTAGCTATGGGCCTTCTCGTACTTCTCCACGATCTCCGCCGGCACCCGACCGCGGGTCGCCACCTCGATGCCCTGCGACGCTGCCCACTCCCGGATAGCAGGGCCGTTGTTGCTGGGCCGAGCGGCGGTCGGCTTGGA is part of the Kitasatospora setae KM-6054 genome and harbors:
- a CDS encoding aldo/keto reductase, translated to MTAQLGLGTYRCTDVERAAAMAAAHAADWIDTAPNYDRGLAEAALFWVLGHNPQIKVSTKVGFVPRLLRGASVKDGVLTEAEAQSGYSLAPEYVAWQVERSRRALGRTPDLVFLHNPEHHCEPHQIRERLYTAFAALEEACAHQHIHGYGVATWNGFSNGAFNVPLLLDLATKAGGPHHHLRAVQLPLSLVKLGAVAEALDGGGVLAEAQAAGLDVFASAPLHGGEVPKLVTPELAELIRPGSSPAQAGLAVVASAPGVRRVLLSTDRAGHWTDAAATMAEQPLSEAVMRRVVDVLGT
- a CDS encoding ATP-binding protein, translating into MSQVPTAHNHLLLADTPNAAGWARRHTRDVLGRWQAPPDLIDTALLIVSELIGNAVQHPNDAKQPERLTSAELAKVKLIGLDLQLRGQAVLVQVADHDKRPPVPQNVDTDAEGGRGLFLAEHMSSQWGYYHPPTGGKIVWAEVRPSTAPKLRPATAESPPANRAGRPRPFKPMTDEQLPAQDPQLMGRVLVGLRGY
- a CDS encoding helix-turn-helix domain-containing protein, with translation MAAKRDRFVQRRRAMGFTQEGLAEALGVDRSTVIRWERGRGDPQPFQMPRLAALLQVNPIELGGLLAPTPVSAPVLPQQAQGSSNAVGARRLKTAPDPAEIGSAMTLADGEVRVGCRTSDGRIIFVTMPRRALLRSAAGLAGAAVLPGVTAAPAPRPQLVLSPDLHPVENLRQLRKSLVECDNVLGPRQVVVSAQEHVRLIQQLRREASGRDRLDLMQVQAEYAEFCSWLFQDSGDHRAAQYWANRAVDWSNAAGDHDLTIYITARKAQLAGDMRESLDAVDLAESAQRIAPPRSRLTALGAVYGAHGHALLGDELACQQAYDQALELVSVPTETGANRGHWLDAAYVEAQRARSLAALGQYDAAVVGFDQAIRALPASFRRDRGVYLARSAGAQLHAIGPERAATTASEALSIATSTGSARIFAELASLDGKLSPWSTVAEVAEFREALDSVMLHEV
- a CDS encoding cupin domain-containing protein gives rise to the protein MTTETLSVAQRLGGDKFLAQAFGRSYYVARGDAASVAGLVSWDDLNAILTHHRLEAPRFRLALDGEPVPAFRYSRPVVTRRSTTWQRLQTSSLHEQLADGATLVIDAVDELHPGVGLLAKHLENWLRTAVQVNLYGSWTGTEGFGTHWDDHDVIVVQLDGTKRWKLYGPTRTAPMNRDVAAPEQPPEQPIADLVLSAGDVLYLPRGWWHAVAASEGQYSLHLTCGLQTTTGADLITWLSETLRGHEIVRTDVPRFGTESEQREFLDQIAKLLVDELASSDLITRFGLTRDATEPARLAPSLPYVNGIPPQQQLRARLVVARPHLVTMPDGTAQLIAGGEEWTFSAKALPLLQLLLDGSSHSLGELAAVAGLSVEQAAGVVNELVSGQVAAVGATS